The Cottoperca gobio chromosome 6, fCotGob3.1, whole genome shotgun sequence genome has a segment encoding these proteins:
- the mon2 gene encoding protein MON2 homolog isoform X4: MSTSSPEAVKKLVENMQTDLRSLSMECKKKFPPVKEAAESGIVKIKTIAARSTGILAALKENSSEVVQPFLMGCGTKEPKITQLCLAAIQRLMSHEVVSEAAAGNIINMLWQLMENGLEELKLLQTVLVLLTTNTVVHDEVLSKAIVLCFRLHFTKDTITNNTAAATVRQVVTVVFERMVAEDERFKGIVEQPPPVQGNTNRRSVSTLRPSAKDAYMLFQDLCQLVNADAPYWLVGMTEMTRTFGLELLESVLNDFPGVFLQHQEFSFLLKERVCPLVIKLFSPNIKFRQGCNSAASPAPVEKPYFPICMRLLRVVSVLIKHFYSLLVTECEIFLSLLVKFLDGEKPQWLRAVAVESVHRLCVQPHLLRSFCQSYDMKQHSTKVFRDIVNALGSFIQSLFIIPNAGNTTALSAPAGGSGSGAQGAALGGPGAGGVGSNLTTQAAFEYRGTWIPLMTVSVQGSAKATYLEMLDKVEPPSIPEGYAMSVAFSALLDLVRGITAMIEKELSVEEEAAAEFRETHPDQQWQPQPGAHLVWEEMVSACWCGLLAALSLLLDASTDETATENILKAELTVASLCGRLGLVTPRDAFITAICKASLPPHYALTVLSSNAANLSGKAYSIQGQSVQIISPSSESHQQVVAVGQPLTSQPQGTVVLTAKNIQCMRTLLNLAHCHGAVLGTSWQLVLATLQHLVWILGLKPGAGGALKPGRAVEGPSTVLTTAVMTDLPIISNILSRLFESSQYLDDVSLHHLINALCSLSLEAMEMAYGNNKEPSLFAVAKLLETGLVNMDRIEILWRPLTGHLLEVCQHPNSRMREWGAEALTALIKAGLAYKHDPPLAQNQRLQLLLLNPLKELSNVLHADIRQKQLESVLQILQSQGDSLGPGWPLVLGVIGAIRNDQGESLIRTAFQCLQLVVTDFLPTMPCTCLQIVVDVAGSFGLQNQELNISLTSIGLLWNISDYFFQRGEAIIQELEREEEALQKQAQEKGETLNRPFHPAPPFDCLWLCLYAKLGELCVDPRPAVRKSAGQTLFSTIAAHGTLLQQPTWHIVIWKVLFHLLGRVRTSSTTADKEKIESGGGNILIHHSRDTAEKQWAETWVLTLAGVARIFNTRRYLLQQLGDFFEAWEVLLNHIQSAALSKNNEVSLAALKSFQEILQIVTPVRDSAGDAFASMGVPPVLIDPLSASGPGRPLVRSDSLVERLTRYNGAELQAPPPGEESALEDSALWWSAWNTWYRTGTDSTRPPSGPTEKFSFIPSQPFLTALIQIFPALYQHIKANFSMEDLKKLGVILHGAVSVPISSDASPFILPSYTEAVLTSLQEAVLTSLDVLQKAICVGPENLQVMYPAIFEQLLLFVEFSCKPPQYGRMETKHVANAKYNQAEWVALNYVPFAERSLEVVVDLYHKTACHKAVINEKVLQNIIKTLRMPLGLKYACPSESTWKLAVSSLLKVLSIGLPVARQHASSGKFDTMWPELANAFEDFLFTKSTPPDNLSIQEFQKNEAVDVEVVQLISTEILPFANFIPKDFVGQIMTMLNRGSIHSQSPSFTEAEIDVRMREEFSKVCFETLLQFSFSNKVSTPQEGYISRMALSVLLKRSQDVLRRYVEDERLSGRCPLPRQQVTEIIFVLKAISTLMDSLKKTQPENVDGNTWAQVIALYPTLVECVTCSSSEVSSALKEALGPFKDFMQPPVSRVQNGES; the protein is encoded by the exons GCCGCGGCGGGGAACATCATCAACATGTTGTGGCAGCTGATGGAAAACGGTCTGGAGGAGCTGAAACTTCTACAGACGGTCCTCGTCCTGCTGACCACCAACACGGTCGTACACGACGAAGTGCTTTCCAAG GCCATTGTGCTATGTTTCCGTCTTCACTTCACCAAGGACACCATCACCAACAACACAGCGGCCGCCACCGTCAGACAGGTCGTCACTGTGGTCTTTGAGAGGATGGTGGCGGAGGATGAGCGTTTCAAAG gcatTGTAGAGCAACCTCCTCCTGTCCAGGGAAACACCAACAGGCGGTCTGTTAGTACACTGAGGCCCAGTGCTAAGGATGCATACATGCTGTTCCAG GACTTGTGTCAGCTGGTGAATGCTGACGCCCCCTACTGGCTGGTGGGGATGACGGAGATGACCCGGACGTTTggcctggagctgctggagtCTGTTCTTAATGATTTCCCCGGGGTATTCCTACAG CACCAAGAATTCAGCTTCCTGCTGAAGGAACGGGTGTGTCCCCTCGTCATCAAGCTCTTCTCCCCCAACATCAAGTTCCGGCAGGGCTGCAACAGCGCCGCCTCACCAGCACCTGTGGAGAAACCTTATTTCCCCATCTGCATGAGGCTGCTGCGCGTGGTCTCTGTCCTCATCAAGCACTTCTACAGCTTACTG gtgaCCGAGTGTGAGATCTTCTTGTCTCTGCTGGTGAAGTTTCTGGATGGGGAGAAGCCACAGTGGCTCAGAGCGGTGGCCGTGGAGTCGGTCCATAGGCTGTGTGTGCAGCCACATTTACTACG TTCGTTCTGCCAGTCGTACGACATGAAGCAGCACTCCACTAAGGTATTCAGAGACATCGTCAACGCCCTCGGCTCCTTCATCCAGTCCCTCTTCATCATCCCCAATGCGGGCAACACTACTGCCCTTAGTGCACCTGCCG GTGGCTCAGGTTCAGGGGCTCAGGGCGCAGCGCTAGGCGGTCCAGGGGCAGGAGGGGTCGGCAGCAACCTGACCACCCAGGCTGCGTTTGAATACCGCGGCACCTGGATCCCACTGATGACCGTTAGCGTCCAGGGCAGCGCCAAGGCCACCTA TCTAGAGATGCTAGACAAGGTGGAGCCCCCATCCATCCCGGAGGGCTATGCCATGTCCGTGGCCTTCAGTGCCCTGCTGGACCTCGTGCGGGGCATCACCGCTATGATCGAAAAAGAATTGTccgtggaggaggaggcggctgCCGAGTTCAGGGAGACTCATCCTGATCAGCAGTGGCAGCCGCAGCCTG GAGCCCATCTGGTGTGGGAAGAGATGGTCAGCGCCTGCTGGTGCGGTCTGCTGgctgctctgtctctgctgctaGACGCCAG CACTGACGAGACGGCCACAGAGAACATCCTGAAGGCAGAGCTGACCGTGGCCTCGCTGTGTGGTCGTCTGGGCCTGGTGACACCCCGTGATGCCTTCATCACAGCCATCTGCAAGGCCTCTCTGCCGCCGCACTACGCTCTGACTGTTCTGAGCAGCAACGCCGCCAACCTCTCCGGCAAAG CCTACTCGATCCAGGGCCAGAGCGTGCAGATTATCAGCCCCTCCAGTGAATCTCATCAGCAGGTGGTGGCTGTCGGGCAGCCACTCACCTCCCAGCCCCAGGGAACTGTGGTG CTGACTGCCAAGAACATCCAGTGCATGCGGACCCTGTTGAACCTGGCCCACTGCCACGGGGCCGTGCTGGGCACCTCCTGGCAGCTGGTGCTGGCCACACTGCAG CACTTGGTGTGGATCCTGGGGCTGAAGCCGGGGGCGGGCGGCGCCCTGAAGCCTGGCCGAGCTGTGGAAGGACCCAGTACC GTGCTGACCACAGCCGTGATGACAGACCTCCCCATCATCTCCAACATCCTGTCCAGGCTATTCGAGAGCTCTCA GTACCTGGATGATGTGTCCCTGCATCACCTGATCAACgctctctgttccctctcacTGGAAGCCATGGAAATGGCTTATGGAAACAACAAG gagCCATCTCTGTTTGCGGTGGCCAAGCTGCTGGAGACGGGCCTCGTCAACATGGATCGTATCGAGATCCTGTGGAGACCCCTGACCGGCCACTTATTGGag GTCTGCCAGCACCCCAACTCCAGGATGAGAGAGTGGGGGGCGGAGGCGTTGACGGCGCTCATCAAGGCCGGCCTGGCCTACAAACACGACCCTCCACTTGCACAAAATCAG CGTCTGCAGCTTCTGTTGCTGAATCCCCTGAAGGAGTTGTCCAACGTGCTGCATGCAGACATCCGGCAGAAACAGCTGGAGAGCGTCCTGCAGATCCTGCAGAGCCAGGGAGACAGCCTGGGGCCCGGCTGGCCACTCGTCTTGGGTGTCATAGGAGCCATCCGCAATGATCAAGG TGAGTCATTGATCCGAACAGCCTTCCAGTGCCTGCAGTTGGTGGTGACGGACTTCCTACCCACAATGCCTTGCACGTGCCTCCAGATCGTAGTGGATGTAGCCGGCAGCTTCGGCCTCCAGAACCAGGAGCTCAACATCAGCCTCACCTCCATTGGCCTCCTG TGGAACATTTCGGACTACTTCTTCCAAAGGGGCGAAGCCATCATACAGGAgttggagagggaggaggaagctCTGCAGAAGCAGGCCCaggagaaaggagagaccctgaaCCGGCCATTCCACCCGGCCCCTCCCTTTGACTGCCTGTGGCTGTGCCTGTATGCCAAGCTGGGCGAGCTGTGTGTTGACCCACGGCCCGCTGTGCGGAAAAGTGCTGGGCAGACGTTGTTCTCCACCATAGCTGCCCACGGGACCCTGCTGCAGCAGCCAACATGGCACATTGTGATCTGGAAG GTACTGTTCCACCTGCTGGGCCGCGTGAGGACGTCGTCCACCACGGCCGACAAGGAGAAGATCGAGTCCGGCGGCGGGAACATCCTCATCCACCACTCGCGCGACACGGCTGAGAAACAGTGGGCGGAGACGTGGGTGCTGACACTAGCCGGGGTGGCGCGCATCTTCAACACCAGGCGGTATCTCCTGCAGCAGTTAG GGGACTTCTTCGAGGCCTGGGAGGTGCTGCTGAACCACATCCAGTCAGCTGCTCTCAGCAAAAACAACGAGGTGTCCCTGGCGGCCCTCAAGAGCTTTCAGGAGATCTTACAGATTGTTACACCCGTTAGAGACTCAGCAGGTGATGCATTCGCTTCTATGGGCGTCCCCCCAGTGCTCATTGACCCCCTCTCGGCGTCTGGTCCTGGCAGACCCCTGGTGCGCTCAGATTCACTTGTTGAGCGGCTGACGCGATACAACGGCgctgagctgcaggctcctccCCCAGGGGAGGAGTCCGCCTTAGAGGACTCTGCGTTATGGTGGTCAGCGTGGAACACGTGGTATCGAACGGGGACAGACAGCACACGACCGCCGAGTGGCCCGACAGAGAAGTTCTCCTTCATCCCCAGCCAGCCCTTCCTCACAGCATTGATCCAGATTTTCCCAGCGCTCTACCAGCACATAAAGGCCAACTTCAGCATGGAGGATCTGAAGAAGCTGGGGGTCATACTCCACGGGGCCGTGTCCGTGCCTATCAGCAGTGACGCCTCGCCCTTTATCCTCCCCTCGTACACGGAGGCGGTGCTCACCAGCCTGCAGGAGGCTGTGCTCACCTCTCTGGATGTTTTGCAGAAG GCCATCTGTGTGGGACCGGAGAACCTGCAGGTCATGTACCCAGCCATCTTTGAACAGCTGCTCCTCTTCGTGGAGTTCTCCTGCAAGCCTCCTCAGTACGGCAGGATGGAAACTAAACACGTGGCCAATGCCAAATACAACCAG GCGGAATGGGTTGCCTTAAACTATGTGCCGTTTGCTGAGCGCTCcttggaggtggtggtggaccTGTACCATAAAACGGCGTGCCACAAAGCCGTCATCAATGAAAAGGTTCTGCAGAACATCATCAAG ACTTTAAGAATGCCCTTGGGTTTGAAGTACGCCTGTCCATCAGAGAGCACCTGGAAGCTCGCCGTTTCGTCTCTGCTCAAGGTGCTGTCTATTGGACTGCCGGTGGCACGGCAGCACGCCTCGTCTGGAAAGTTCGACACTATGTGGCCAGAGCTGGCCAATGCCTTTGAAGACTTTCTTTTTACCAAAAG cacACCTCCAGATAACTTGTCCATCCAAGAGTTCCAGAAGAATGAAGCCGTAGATGTGGAG GTGGTCCAGCTGATCAGCACAGAGATTTTACCGTTTGCCAATTTCATCCCCAAAGACTTTGTTGGCCAGATCATGACTATGCTCAATAGAGGTTCCATTCACTCGCAGTCTCCCTCGTTTACAG AGGCTGAGATCGACgtgcggatgagagaggagTTTTCTAAGGTGTGTTTTGAGACGCTGCTCCAGTTTTCCTTCAGCAACAAGGTGTCCACCCCGCAGGAGGGCTACATCTCTCGCATGGCGCTCTCTGTGCTCCTCAAGAGATCCCAGGATGTCCTCCGACGCTACGTAGAGGATGAGAGGTTGAGCGGACGCTGCCCCCTGCCCAG GCAACAAGTGACGGAGATTATCTTTGTCTTGAAAGCCATCAGCACTTTGATGGACTCGCTTAAAAAGACACAGCCAGAGAATG TGGATGGCAACACATGGGCTCAAGTGATTGCCCTGTACCCCACACTGGTAGAGTGCGTTACATGCTCCTCGTCTGAAGTGAGCTCAGCCCTGAAGGAGGCCCTGGGGCCCTTTAAAGACTTTATGCAGCCCCCCGTCTCCAGAGTCCAGAACGGAGAGTCCTGA
- the mon2 gene encoding protein MON2 homolog isoform X3, with protein MSTSSPEAVKKLVENMQTDLRSLSMECKKKFPPVKEAAESGIVKIKTIAARSTGILAALKENSSEVVQPFLMGCGTKEPKITQLCLAAIQRLMSHEVVSEAAAGNIINMLWQLMENGLEELKLLQTVLVLLTTNTVVHDEVLSKAIVLCFRLHFTKDTITNNTAAATVRQVVTVVFERMVAEDERFKGIVEQPPPVQGNTNRRSVSTLRPSAKDAYMLFQDLCQLVNADAPYWLVGMTEMTRTFGLELLESVLNDFPGVFLQHQEFSFLLKERVCPLVIKLFSPNIKFRQGCNSAASPAPVEKPYFPICMRLLRVVSVLIKHFYSLLVTECEIFLSLLVKFLDGEKPQWLRAVAVESVHRLCVQPHLLRSFCQSYDMKQHSTKVFRDIVNALGSFIQSLFIIPNAGNTTALSAPAGGSGSGAQGAALGGPGAGGVGSNLTTQAAFEYRGTWIPLMTVSVQGSAKATYLEMLDKVEPPSIPEGYAMSVAFSALLDLVRGITAMIEKELSVEEEAAAEFRETHPDQQWQPQPGAHLVWEEMVSACWCGLLAALSLLLDASTDETATENILKAELTVASLCGRLGLVTPRDAFITAICKASLPPHYALTVLSSNAANLSGKAYSIQGQSVQIISPSSESHQQVVAVGQPLTSQPQGTVVLTAKNIQCMRTLLNLAHCHGAVLGTSWQLVLATLQHLVWILGLKPGAGGALKPGRAVEGPSTVLTTAVMTDLPIISNILSRLFESSQYLDDVSLHHLINALCSLSLEAMEMAYGNNKEPSLFAVAKLLETGLVNMDRIEILWRPLTGHLLEKVCQHPNSRMREWGAEALTALIKAGLAYKHDPPLAQNQRLQLLLLNPLKELSNVLHADIRQKQLESVLQILQSQGDSLGPGWPLVLGVIGAIRNDQGESLIRTAFQCLQLVVTDFLPTMPCTCLQIVVDVAGSFGLQNQELNISLTSIGLLWNISDYFFQRGEAIIQELEREEEALQKQAQEKGETLNRPFHPAPPFDCLWLCLYAKLGELCVDPRPAVRKSAGQTLFSTIAAHGTLLQQPTWHIVIWKVLFHLLGRVRTSSTTADKEKIESGGGNILIHHSRDTAEKQWAETWVLTLAGVARIFNTRRYLLQQLGDFFEAWEVLLNHIQSAALSKNNEVSLAALKSFQEILQIVTPVRDSAGDAFASMGVPPVLIDPLSASGPGRPLVRSDSLVERLTRYNGAELQAPPPGEESALEDSALWWSAWNTWYRTGTDSTRPPSGPTEKFSFIPSQPFLTALIQIFPALYQHIKANFSMEDLKKLGVILHGAVSVPISSDASPFILPSYTEAVLTSLQEAVLTSLDVLQKAICVGPENLQVMYPAIFEQLLLFVEFSCKPPQYGRMETKHVANAKYNQAEWVALNYVPFAERSLEVVVDLYHKTACHKAVINEKVLQNIIKTLRMPLGLKYACPSESTWKLAVSSLLKVLSIGLPVARQHASSGKFDTMWPELANAFEDFLFTKSTPPDNLSIQEFQKNEAVDVEVVQLISTEILPFANFIPKDFVGQIMTMLNRGSIHSQSPSFTEAEIDVRMREEFSKVCFETLLQFSFSNKVSTPQEGYISRMALSVLLKRSQDVLRRYVEDERLSGRCPLPRQQVTEIIFVLKAISTLMDSLKKTQPENVDGNTWAQVIALYPTLVECVTCSSSEVSSALKEALGPFKDFMQPPVSRVQNGES; from the exons GCCGCGGCGGGGAACATCATCAACATGTTGTGGCAGCTGATGGAAAACGGTCTGGAGGAGCTGAAACTTCTACAGACGGTCCTCGTCCTGCTGACCACCAACACGGTCGTACACGACGAAGTGCTTTCCAAG GCCATTGTGCTATGTTTCCGTCTTCACTTCACCAAGGACACCATCACCAACAACACAGCGGCCGCCACCGTCAGACAGGTCGTCACTGTGGTCTTTGAGAGGATGGTGGCGGAGGATGAGCGTTTCAAAG gcatTGTAGAGCAACCTCCTCCTGTCCAGGGAAACACCAACAGGCGGTCTGTTAGTACACTGAGGCCCAGTGCTAAGGATGCATACATGCTGTTCCAG GACTTGTGTCAGCTGGTGAATGCTGACGCCCCCTACTGGCTGGTGGGGATGACGGAGATGACCCGGACGTTTggcctggagctgctggagtCTGTTCTTAATGATTTCCCCGGGGTATTCCTACAG CACCAAGAATTCAGCTTCCTGCTGAAGGAACGGGTGTGTCCCCTCGTCATCAAGCTCTTCTCCCCCAACATCAAGTTCCGGCAGGGCTGCAACAGCGCCGCCTCACCAGCACCTGTGGAGAAACCTTATTTCCCCATCTGCATGAGGCTGCTGCGCGTGGTCTCTGTCCTCATCAAGCACTTCTACAGCTTACTG gtgaCCGAGTGTGAGATCTTCTTGTCTCTGCTGGTGAAGTTTCTGGATGGGGAGAAGCCACAGTGGCTCAGAGCGGTGGCCGTGGAGTCGGTCCATAGGCTGTGTGTGCAGCCACATTTACTACG TTCGTTCTGCCAGTCGTACGACATGAAGCAGCACTCCACTAAGGTATTCAGAGACATCGTCAACGCCCTCGGCTCCTTCATCCAGTCCCTCTTCATCATCCCCAATGCGGGCAACACTACTGCCCTTAGTGCACCTGCCG GTGGCTCAGGTTCAGGGGCTCAGGGCGCAGCGCTAGGCGGTCCAGGGGCAGGAGGGGTCGGCAGCAACCTGACCACCCAGGCTGCGTTTGAATACCGCGGCACCTGGATCCCACTGATGACCGTTAGCGTCCAGGGCAGCGCCAAGGCCACCTA TCTAGAGATGCTAGACAAGGTGGAGCCCCCATCCATCCCGGAGGGCTATGCCATGTCCGTGGCCTTCAGTGCCCTGCTGGACCTCGTGCGGGGCATCACCGCTATGATCGAAAAAGAATTGTccgtggaggaggaggcggctgCCGAGTTCAGGGAGACTCATCCTGATCAGCAGTGGCAGCCGCAGCCTG GAGCCCATCTGGTGTGGGAAGAGATGGTCAGCGCCTGCTGGTGCGGTCTGCTGgctgctctgtctctgctgctaGACGCCAG CACTGACGAGACGGCCACAGAGAACATCCTGAAGGCAGAGCTGACCGTGGCCTCGCTGTGTGGTCGTCTGGGCCTGGTGACACCCCGTGATGCCTTCATCACAGCCATCTGCAAGGCCTCTCTGCCGCCGCACTACGCTCTGACTGTTCTGAGCAGCAACGCCGCCAACCTCTCCGGCAAAG CCTACTCGATCCAGGGCCAGAGCGTGCAGATTATCAGCCCCTCCAGTGAATCTCATCAGCAGGTGGTGGCTGTCGGGCAGCCACTCACCTCCCAGCCCCAGGGAACTGTGGTG CTGACTGCCAAGAACATCCAGTGCATGCGGACCCTGTTGAACCTGGCCCACTGCCACGGGGCCGTGCTGGGCACCTCCTGGCAGCTGGTGCTGGCCACACTGCAG CACTTGGTGTGGATCCTGGGGCTGAAGCCGGGGGCGGGCGGCGCCCTGAAGCCTGGCCGAGCTGTGGAAGGACCCAGTACC GTGCTGACCACAGCCGTGATGACAGACCTCCCCATCATCTCCAACATCCTGTCCAGGCTATTCGAGAGCTCTCA GTACCTGGATGATGTGTCCCTGCATCACCTGATCAACgctctctgttccctctcacTGGAAGCCATGGAAATGGCTTATGGAAACAACAAG gagCCATCTCTGTTTGCGGTGGCCAAGCTGCTGGAGACGGGCCTCGTCAACATGGATCGTATCGAGATCCTGTGGAGACCCCTGACCGGCCACTTATTGGag AAG GTCTGCCAGCACCCCAACTCCAGGATGAGAGAGTGGGGGGCGGAGGCGTTGACGGCGCTCATCAAGGCCGGCCTGGCCTACAAACACGACCCTCCACTTGCACAAAATCAG CGTCTGCAGCTTCTGTTGCTGAATCCCCTGAAGGAGTTGTCCAACGTGCTGCATGCAGACATCCGGCAGAAACAGCTGGAGAGCGTCCTGCAGATCCTGCAGAGCCAGGGAGACAGCCTGGGGCCCGGCTGGCCACTCGTCTTGGGTGTCATAGGAGCCATCCGCAATGATCAAGG TGAGTCATTGATCCGAACAGCCTTCCAGTGCCTGCAGTTGGTGGTGACGGACTTCCTACCCACAATGCCTTGCACGTGCCTCCAGATCGTAGTGGATGTAGCCGGCAGCTTCGGCCTCCAGAACCAGGAGCTCAACATCAGCCTCACCTCCATTGGCCTCCTG TGGAACATTTCGGACTACTTCTTCCAAAGGGGCGAAGCCATCATACAGGAgttggagagggaggaggaagctCTGCAGAAGCAGGCCCaggagaaaggagagaccctgaaCCGGCCATTCCACCCGGCCCCTCCCTTTGACTGCCTGTGGCTGTGCCTGTATGCCAAGCTGGGCGAGCTGTGTGTTGACCCACGGCCCGCTGTGCGGAAAAGTGCTGGGCAGACGTTGTTCTCCACCATAGCTGCCCACGGGACCCTGCTGCAGCAGCCAACATGGCACATTGTGATCTGGAAG GTACTGTTCCACCTGCTGGGCCGCGTGAGGACGTCGTCCACCACGGCCGACAAGGAGAAGATCGAGTCCGGCGGCGGGAACATCCTCATCCACCACTCGCGCGACACGGCTGAGAAACAGTGGGCGGAGACGTGGGTGCTGACACTAGCCGGGGTGGCGCGCATCTTCAACACCAGGCGGTATCTCCTGCAGCAGTTAG GGGACTTCTTCGAGGCCTGGGAGGTGCTGCTGAACCACATCCAGTCAGCTGCTCTCAGCAAAAACAACGAGGTGTCCCTGGCGGCCCTCAAGAGCTTTCAGGAGATCTTACAGATTGTTACACCCGTTAGAGACTCAGCAGGTGATGCATTCGCTTCTATGGGCGTCCCCCCAGTGCTCATTGACCCCCTCTCGGCGTCTGGTCCTGGCAGACCCCTGGTGCGCTCAGATTCACTTGTTGAGCGGCTGACGCGATACAACGGCgctgagctgcaggctcctccCCCAGGGGAGGAGTCCGCCTTAGAGGACTCTGCGTTATGGTGGTCAGCGTGGAACACGTGGTATCGAACGGGGACAGACAGCACACGACCGCCGAGTGGCCCGACAGAGAAGTTCTCCTTCATCCCCAGCCAGCCCTTCCTCACAGCATTGATCCAGATTTTCCCAGCGCTCTACCAGCACATAAAGGCCAACTTCAGCATGGAGGATCTGAAGAAGCTGGGGGTCATACTCCACGGGGCCGTGTCCGTGCCTATCAGCAGTGACGCCTCGCCCTTTATCCTCCCCTCGTACACGGAGGCGGTGCTCACCAGCCTGCAGGAGGCTGTGCTCACCTCTCTGGATGTTTTGCAGAAG GCCATCTGTGTGGGACCGGAGAACCTGCAGGTCATGTACCCAGCCATCTTTGAACAGCTGCTCCTCTTCGTGGAGTTCTCCTGCAAGCCTCCTCAGTACGGCAGGATGGAAACTAAACACGTGGCCAATGCCAAATACAACCAG GCGGAATGGGTTGCCTTAAACTATGTGCCGTTTGCTGAGCGCTCcttggaggtggtggtggaccTGTACCATAAAACGGCGTGCCACAAAGCCGTCATCAATGAAAAGGTTCTGCAGAACATCATCAAG ACTTTAAGAATGCCCTTGGGTTTGAAGTACGCCTGTCCATCAGAGAGCACCTGGAAGCTCGCCGTTTCGTCTCTGCTCAAGGTGCTGTCTATTGGACTGCCGGTGGCACGGCAGCACGCCTCGTCTGGAAAGTTCGACACTATGTGGCCAGAGCTGGCCAATGCCTTTGAAGACTTTCTTTTTACCAAAAG cacACCTCCAGATAACTTGTCCATCCAAGAGTTCCAGAAGAATGAAGCCGTAGATGTGGAG GTGGTCCAGCTGATCAGCACAGAGATTTTACCGTTTGCCAATTTCATCCCCAAAGACTTTGTTGGCCAGATCATGACTATGCTCAATAGAGGTTCCATTCACTCGCAGTCTCCCTCGTTTACAG AGGCTGAGATCGACgtgcggatgagagaggagTTTTCTAAGGTGTGTTTTGAGACGCTGCTCCAGTTTTCCTTCAGCAACAAGGTGTCCACCCCGCAGGAGGGCTACATCTCTCGCATGGCGCTCTCTGTGCTCCTCAAGAGATCCCAGGATGTCCTCCGACGCTACGTAGAGGATGAGAGGTTGAGCGGACGCTGCCCCCTGCCCAG GCAACAAGTGACGGAGATTATCTTTGTCTTGAAAGCCATCAGCACTTTGATGGACTCGCTTAAAAAGACACAGCCAGAGAATG TGGATGGCAACACATGGGCTCAAGTGATTGCCCTGTACCCCACACTGGTAGAGTGCGTTACATGCTCCTCGTCTGAAGTGAGCTCAGCCCTGAAGGAGGCCCTGGGGCCCTTTAAAGACTTTATGCAGCCCCCCGTCTCCAGAGTCCAGAACGGAGAGTCCTGA